One window from the genome of Toxotes jaculatrix isolate fToxJac2 chromosome 17, fToxJac2.pri, whole genome shotgun sequence encodes:
- the LOC121196883 gene encoding lysophosphatidylserine lipase ABHD12-like codes for MKRAVSFLITAYASVPVVLYLFPWILGHAIFAHLLRFPFFVDLGRPEDVLNHTCNFYLNTEEGISVGVWHTLPASQWEEAVGRSPEWYRETLGDGRPVIIYLHGNVGTRAIHHRVELAKILGTAGYHVLSLDYRGFGDSSGEPSEAGLTSDALYLYQWVKKQSRGSLVCLWGHSLGSGVATNAAVKLQEQGSAVDALILEAPYTRIGEVVANHPLAKLYMFLPGFESLLWNILEWNNIVFANDKNLNTLTSPLLILHAEDDNVVPYHMGLKLYQISLQAQKKHNTDVQVEMISYTANRGFSHNNIYLDPNLSNVVRGFLQKLRQ; via the exons ATGAAGAGAGCTGTGTCTTTTCTGATCACTGCCTATGCCTCAGTGCCTGTTGTTCTCTACCTGTTCCCCTGGATACTGGGCCACGCCATATTTGCTCATTTGT TGAGGTTTCCATTCTTTGTGGATCTTGGCAGACCTGAAGATGTCCTCAACCACACATGCAACTTCTACCTCAACACAGAGGAGGGTATCTCAGTGGGAGTGTG GCATACACTCCCTGCCAGCCAATGGGAGGAGGCCGTGGGGAGAAGCCCTGAGTGGTACCGGGAGACTCTGGGAGACGGCCGTCCTGTTATTATCTATCTCCATGGAAACGTAGGAACCAG GGCAATACATCACAGGGTAGAACTGGCAAAG ATCTTAGGTACTGCAGGGTATCATGTCTTATCTTTAGACTACAGAG GTTTTGGAGACTCCAGTGGGGAGCCAAGTGAAGCTGGACTGACCAGCGACGCCCTCTACCTGTACCAGTGGGTAAAGAAGCAAAGCAGAGGGAGTCTTGTCTGTTTGTGGGGACACTCGCTTGGATCCGG gGTGGCAACTAACGCTGCTGTGAAACTACAAGAGCAAG GGTCTGCTGTTGATGCTTTAATCCTTGAAGCTCCATACACAAGAATTGGAGAGGTCGTAGCCAATCATCCGCTTGCTAAG TTGTACATGTTCCTTCCAGGATTTGAGAGCTTGCTATGGAACATACTAGAATGGAACAACATAGTATTCGCAAATGATAAAAA TTTAAACACCTTGACCAGTCCGCTTCTTATCCTGCATGCAGAGGACGACAATGTTGTACCTTATCACATGGGTCTGAAG CTGTACCAGATATCGCTCCAGGctcagaaaaaacacaacacagatgtTCAGGTTGAAATGATCTCCTACACTGCAAATCGTGGATTCTCCCACAACAACATCTACTTAGATCCTAATCTGTCAAATGTGGTTAG GGGCTTTCTACAAAAGCTGAGACAGTAG